The proteins below are encoded in one region of Mycobacterium botniense:
- a CDS encoding inositol monophosphatase family protein, with product MTSDNDPAQLRSVAETLVDEAAAFVRRRRAEVFGADAGTSDNSAVRTKSTPTDPVTVVDTETERLLRSRLAQLRPGDPILGEEGGGPAGEAAADTGTVTWVLDPIDGTVNFVYGIPAYAVSIAAQVGGVSVAGAVADVAAGRVYSAGAGLGAHLADQDGTRALHCTGIGDLSMALLGTGFAYSRQRRTTQAALLARMLPLVRDVRRIGSAALDLCMVAAGRLDAYYEHGLHVWDCAAGALIAAEAGARVLLPAPEGPAGAAGLVVAAAPGIADELFAALDRFDGLTSMWGE from the coding sequence GTGACATCTGACAACGACCCCGCCCAGCTGCGTTCGGTGGCCGAAACGCTCGTCGACGAGGCCGCTGCGTTCGTGCGCCGTCGTCGTGCTGAGGTGTTCGGCGCCGACGCGGGTACATCCGACAACAGCGCGGTGCGGACGAAAAGTACCCCCACCGACCCGGTGACGGTCGTCGACACGGAAACCGAACGGCTGCTTCGCAGCCGGTTGGCCCAACTGCGGCCCGGCGACCCGATTCTTGGTGAGGAGGGGGGTGGTCCGGCCGGTGAGGCGGCGGCCGACACCGGGACGGTCACGTGGGTGCTCGACCCCATTGATGGCACGGTGAACTTCGTCTACGGGATCCCGGCGTACGCGGTGTCCATCGCCGCCCAGGTCGGTGGCGTGTCGGTGGCCGGTGCGGTCGCTGACGTCGCGGCGGGCCGGGTGTATTCGGCCGGGGCCGGGCTCGGTGCGCATCTGGCTGACCAGGACGGAACCCGGGCGCTGCACTGCACCGGGATCGGTGATTTGTCGATGGCCCTGTTGGGCACCGGGTTCGCGTATTCCAGGCAGCGGCGGACAACTCAGGCAGCGCTACTGGCGCGGATGCTTCCCCTGGTCCGTGACGTGCGTCGTATCGGTTCTGCGGCATTGGATTTGTGCATGGTGGCGGCCGGCCGTCTGGACGCCTACTACGAGCACGGTCTGCACGTGTGGGACTGCGCAGCGGGCGCGCTGATCGCCGCTGAGGCCGGAGCCCGGGTGTTGTTACCCGCGCCGGAGGGGCCGGCGGGCGCTGCCGGTCTGGTGGTCGCCGCCGCGCCCGGGATCGCCGACGAGCTTTTCGCAGCACTGGACCGTTTCGACGGGTTGACCTCGATGTGGGGGGAATGA
- a CDS encoding DUF3710 domain-containing protein, with amino-acid sequence MAFGRRKRKDERASISRAAEDEPLEPAAALAAEPAEELEGPFDIDDFDDPATAELARLDLGSVLIPIPTASQLQVELTETGLPSAIWIVTPNGRFTIAAYAAPKTGGLWREVAAELAAALRKDSVEVSIHDGPWGREVVGTASGVVRFIGVDGYRWMIRCVVNGTPDTIDALTQEAREVLADTVVRRGNTPLPVRTPLPVQLPEPMAAQLREATAAQQAGAQQPGAGVSAARRSAAGSAMQQLRSSTTGG; translated from the coding sequence ATGGCATTCGGTAGACGCAAGCGCAAAGACGAACGCGCATCCATCAGCCGCGCGGCCGAGGATGAGCCGCTGGAGCCGGCCGCTGCGCTCGCAGCCGAACCCGCCGAGGAGCTGGAAGGCCCCTTCGACATCGACGACTTCGATGACCCGGCGACTGCCGAACTCGCCCGCCTCGACCTCGGGTCGGTGCTGATCCCAATACCCACGGCCAGCCAGCTGCAGGTCGAGCTCACCGAAACCGGGCTGCCGAGCGCGATCTGGATTGTGACCCCCAACGGCCGGTTCACCATCGCTGCCTATGCCGCGCCGAAGACCGGAGGTTTGTGGCGCGAGGTGGCCGCCGAGCTGGCGGCCGCGCTGCGCAAAGACAGCGTCGAAGTCAGCATTCATGACGGGCCGTGGGGCCGCGAAGTCGTGGGCACCGCCTCTGGCGTCGTGCGCTTCATCGGGGTCGACGGGTATCGCTGGATGATCCGTTGCGTGGTCAACGGCACCCCCGACACTATCGACGCGTTGACGCAGGAGGCTCGAGAAGTTTTGGCGGACACCGTCGTACGTCGCGGCAACACGCCGTTGCCGGTGCGCACGCCGCTGCCGGTGCAGCTGCCTGAGCCGATGGCTGCGCAGCTGCGCGAGGCCACCGCCGCGCAGCAGGCCGGTGCACAGCAACCCGGTGCGGGCGTGTCGGCCGCGCGCCGCAGCGCAGCCGGATCAGCGATGCAGCAGCTGCGCAGCAGCACCACCGGCGGCTGA
- a CDS encoding potassium channel family protein → MKVAVAGAGAVGRSVTRELVESGHDVTLIERNPDHVDVDVIPAAHWRLGDACELSVLESVHLEDFDVVVAATGDDKVNVVLSLLAKTEFAVPRVVARVNDPRNEWLFTDAWGVDVAVSTPRMLASLIEEAVAVGDLVRLMEFRKGQANLVEITLPDDTPWGGKPVRRLQLPRDAALVTILRGPRVIVPQADEPLEGGDELIFVAVTEVEEELRRLLLPTDSPADGAVPT, encoded by the coding sequence ATGAAAGTAGCTGTCGCTGGCGCCGGCGCGGTGGGCCGTTCGGTCACCCGCGAACTCGTCGAAAGCGGCCACGACGTGACGCTGATCGAACGCAACCCCGATCATGTCGACGTCGATGTGATCCCGGCCGCGCACTGGCGGCTCGGTGACGCCTGCGAGTTGAGTGTGCTGGAGTCGGTGCATCTGGAAGACTTCGATGTGGTGGTCGCCGCCACCGGTGACGACAAGGTCAACGTGGTGCTCAGCCTGCTGGCCAAGACGGAGTTTGCGGTGCCGCGGGTGGTGGCCCGGGTCAACGATCCACGTAACGAGTGGCTGTTCACCGACGCCTGGGGTGTGGATGTGGCGGTGTCGACGCCGCGGATGCTGGCGTCGCTGATCGAAGAGGCCGTCGCCGTGGGCGACCTGGTGCGGCTGATGGAGTTTCGCAAGGGTCAAGCCAACCTGGTCGAGATCACGCTGCCCGACGACACGCCATGGGGCGGTAAACCGGTGCGCCGGCTCCAACTGCCGCGCGATGCCGCGCTGGTGACGATTCTGCGCGGGCCGCGGGTCATCGTGCCGCAGGCCGACGAACCGCTGGAAGGCGGTGACGAGTTGATCTTCGTCGCGGTCACCGAGGTGGAGGAGGAGCTGCGCCGGCTACTGCTGCCGACGGATTCACCCGCCGACGGCGCCGTCCCGACCTGA
- a CDS encoding potassium channel family protein, translating to MRIVVMGCGRVGASVAEGLSRIGHDVAVIDRDSTAFNRLSPEFAGERVLGLGFDRDVLLRAGIEEAEAFAAVSSGDNSNIISARLARETFGVPRVVARIYDAKRAAVYERLGIPTIATVPWTTDRLLNALLRESETTKWRDPTGTVAVTELVVHEDWVGHRITELEEATGSRVAFLIRFGTGVLPEAKTVIQAGDQVYVAAIAGRAAEAAAIAALPPSEDLES from the coding sequence GTGCGGATAGTGGTGATGGGCTGCGGCCGGGTGGGGGCCTCGGTTGCCGAGGGCCTGTCACGGATCGGTCACGATGTCGCGGTAATCGACCGTGACAGCACCGCCTTCAACCGGCTCAGCCCGGAATTTGCCGGCGAACGGGTCCTGGGTCTGGGATTCGACCGCGACGTGCTGTTGCGGGCCGGTATCGAGGAAGCCGAAGCCTTCGCCGCGGTGTCATCCGGGGACAACTCGAACATCATCTCGGCGCGGCTGGCCAGGGAAACGTTCGGTGTGCCGCGTGTTGTCGCGCGCATCTACGACGCCAAACGCGCCGCGGTCTACGAACGGCTGGGTATCCCCACGATCGCCACCGTGCCGTGGACCACCGACCGCCTGCTCAATGCCCTCCTGCGGGAAAGTGAGACCACGAAGTGGCGCGACCCGACCGGCACCGTCGCCGTCACCGAACTCGTCGTGCACGAAGATTGGGTGGGGCACCGCATCACCGAACTGGAGGAGGCCACCGGTTCGCGGGTCGCATTCCTGATCCGGTTCGGCACCGGCGTGCTGCCGGAGGCGAAAACCGTGATCCAGGCCGGCGATCAGGTTTACGTGGCCGCGATCGCCGGGCGGGCCGCCGAAGCCGCTGCGATCGCGGCCTTGCCGCCCAGCGAGGACCTCGAGTCGTGA
- the dut gene encoding dUTP diphosphatase, translating into MSTSLAVVRLDRGLPLPSRAHDGDAGVDLYSAHDVELAPGQRALVSTGIAVAIPFGMVGLVHPRSGLAARAGLSIVNSPGTIDAGYRGEIKVALINLDPHTPIVVHRGDRIAQLLVQRVELVDLVEVSSFEEAGLADTSRGDGGHGSSGGHPSL; encoded by the coding sequence GTGTCGACTAGTCTGGCGGTGGTCCGCCTGGATCGTGGGCTGCCCTTGCCCAGCCGGGCCCACGACGGCGACGCCGGGGTCGATCTGTACAGCGCTCACGATGTCGAACTCGCCCCGGGGCAACGCGCCCTGGTGTCGACCGGCATCGCGGTCGCCATTCCGTTCGGAATGGTGGGCCTCGTGCATCCGCGTTCGGGATTAGCTGCGCGGGCGGGACTTTCGATCGTCAACAGCCCGGGCACCATCGACGCGGGTTATCGCGGCGAGATCAAAGTCGCGCTGATCAACCTCGACCCACACACCCCGATCGTCGTGCACCGCGGTGACCGGATCGCCCAGTTGCTGGTTCAGCGGGTGGAGCTGGTGGACTTGGTGGAGGTCTCCTCGTTCGAGGAGGCCGGCCTGGCCGACACATCGCGCGGAGACGGTGGCCACGGCTCTTCTGGCGGACATCCCAGCCTGTGA
- a CDS encoding alpha/beta hydrolase, producing the protein MAVDLRGVTTVLLAGTGSDDDYVCRAFAGPLRATGALLLAPPPQPGRLIAGYRAALDEAARSGPVAVGGISIGAAVAAAWALDHPDRAVAVLAALPPWTGAPGAAPAAQAARHSALLLRRAGLTAATTQLRASSPPWLAEELARSWRAQWPQLPDAMEEAAGYVAPSGADLRGLTAPLGIAAAVDDPIHPLQVGVEWAAAAPRAALRRVTLDQIGADPAMLGAACLAALGDADDR; encoded by the coding sequence GTGGCTGTCGATTTGCGCGGTGTGACGACCGTGTTGCTGGCCGGGACCGGTTCCGATGACGACTACGTCTGCCGGGCGTTTGCCGGCCCGTTACGCGCGACGGGGGCGCTGCTGCTGGCGCCACCGCCGCAGCCGGGACGTCTGATCGCCGGATACCGCGCCGCCCTCGATGAGGCGGCCCGGTCGGGCCCGGTTGCTGTCGGCGGTATTTCGATCGGTGCCGCAGTAGCGGCGGCGTGGGCCCTCGACCATCCCGATCGGGCCGTTGCGGTCCTGGCCGCGCTGCCGCCCTGGACCGGGGCGCCCGGGGCGGCTCCGGCGGCCCAGGCGGCGCGGCACTCGGCGCTGCTGCTGCGCCGTGCCGGCTTGACCGCGGCAACGACACAGCTGCGCGCCTCCAGCCCACCCTGGCTGGCTGAGGAGCTGGCCCGGTCATGGCGGGCCCAGTGGCCGCAGCTTCCCGACGCCATGGAGGAAGCCGCCGGCTATGTCGCGCCCAGCGGCGCCGACCTGCGGGGGCTCACCGCCCCGCTGGGAATCGCCGCCGCAGTGGACGACCCGATTCACCCGCTGCAGGTGGGTGTGGAATGGGCGGCCGCCGCGCCGCGTGCGGCGCTGCGGCGCGTCACGCTGGACCAGATCGGCGCCGACCCGGCCATGCTCGGCGCTGCCTGCCTGGCCGCGCTGGGCGACGCCGACGATCGCTAG
- a CDS encoding APC family permease yields the protein MAKLSTAARRLVLGRPFRSDRLSHTLLPKRIALPVFASDALSSVAYAPEEIFLTLSVAGLAAYSLTPWIGLAVAAVLLVVVASYRQNVHAYPSGGGDYEVVTTNLGANAGLAVASALMVDYVLTVAVSTASAMSNIGSAIPFVAEHKVLFCVSAVLLVMAMNLRGVRESGVAFAIPSYAFIVGLAIMLAWGLFRIYVLGDPLRAESASFQMHSEHGRIVGAALVFLVARSFSSGCAALTGVEAISNGVPAFRKPKSRNAAATLLMLGIIAVSLFMGIIALAKKTGVQVVDDPATQLAGIPAGYQQKTLVTQIAQTVFGSFHIGFLLIAAVTALILVLAANTAFNGFPVLGSVLAQHSYLPRQLHTRGDRLAFSNGIVFLSVAALAALIAFQAEVTALIQLYIVGVFISFTLSQIGMVRHWTRLLRTETDRALRRKMMRSRVVNTIGFISTGTVLLIVLVTKFVAGAWIAVVAMTSLYAVMKLIRRHYDAVSRELREQAAAQDHEVVLPSRNHALVLVSKLHLPTLRALAYARATRPDVLEAITVNVDDTETRALVRKWADSDISVPLKVIASPYREITRPILDYVKRVSKESPRTVVTVFIPEYVVGHWWEQLLHNQSALRLKGRLLFMPGVMVTSVPWQLTSSERLRTLQPHAAPGDARRGIFD from the coding sequence GTGGCCAAACTTTCCACCGCGGCGCGGCGGCTGGTTTTGGGCCGGCCCTTTCGCAGTGACCGGCTCAGCCACACGCTGTTGCCCAAACGGATCGCGCTGCCGGTGTTCGCCTCGGATGCGCTGTCTTCGGTGGCCTACGCCCCGGAGGAAATCTTTTTGACCCTTTCCGTGGCCGGTTTGGCGGCCTACTCGTTGACGCCGTGGATCGGCCTGGCAGTGGCGGCGGTGTTGCTGGTCGTCGTGGCCAGCTACCGGCAGAACGTGCACGCGTATCCGTCCGGCGGCGGTGACTACGAGGTGGTCACAACCAACCTCGGCGCCAACGCCGGGCTGGCTGTTGCGAGTGCCCTGATGGTGGATTACGTTCTCACGGTTGCGGTTTCGACTGCGTCGGCGATGTCGAATATCGGCTCGGCAATCCCCTTCGTCGCCGAGCACAAGGTGTTGTTCTGCGTCAGCGCGGTGCTTCTGGTCATGGCGATGAATTTGCGCGGGGTCCGGGAATCGGGGGTGGCTTTCGCCATCCCCTCTTATGCGTTCATCGTCGGGCTGGCCATCATGCTCGCGTGGGGGCTGTTCCGGATTTACGTGCTGGGCGATCCGTTACGGGCTGAATCCGCGAGTTTCCAAATGCATTCCGAACACGGCAGGATTGTCGGTGCGGCACTGGTGTTTCTGGTGGCACGGTCGTTCTCCTCGGGGTGTGCCGCACTCACTGGTGTGGAAGCCATCAGCAACGGCGTGCCGGCATTCCGGAAACCCAAGTCGCGCAACGCGGCGGCGACACTGCTGATGCTGGGCATCATCGCGGTGAGCTTGTTCATGGGCATCATCGCATTGGCGAAGAAAACCGGTGTTCAAGTGGTCGACGACCCGGCCACCCAGCTGGCCGGTATCCCGGCGGGCTACCAGCAGAAGACACTGGTCACCCAGATCGCCCAGACTGTATTCGGCAGCTTCCACATCGGCTTCTTGCTGATCGCCGCGGTGACCGCGCTGATCTTGGTGCTGGCGGCCAACACGGCGTTCAACGGTTTCCCGGTTCTCGGCTCGGTGCTGGCGCAGCACAGCTACCTTCCCCGCCAACTGCACACCCGGGGCGACCGGCTGGCGTTTTCCAACGGGATCGTGTTTTTGTCCGTGGCAGCCCTGGCGGCGCTCATTGCGTTCCAGGCGGAGGTCACCGCGCTGATCCAGCTGTACATCGTCGGCGTGTTCATCTCGTTCACGCTGAGCCAGATCGGCATGGTGCGGCACTGGACCCGGTTGCTGCGCACCGAGACCGACCGGGCGCTCCGGCGCAAGATGATGCGTTCCCGGGTGGTCAACACGATCGGCTTCATATCCACCGGGACGGTGCTGCTGATCGTGCTGGTAACCAAGTTCGTGGCCGGGGCCTGGATTGCCGTGGTGGCGATGACATCGCTTTACGCCGTGATGAAGCTGATCCGCAGACATTACGACGCCGTCAGCCGGGAATTGCGCGAACAAGCCGCTGCTCAGGATCACGAGGTGGTGTTGCCCAGCCGCAACCACGCCCTCGTATTGGTGTCGAAGCTGCATCTGCCGACGCTGCGCGCACTTGCCTACGCGCGCGCCACCCGTCCGGACGTGCTGGAGGCGATCACGGTCAACGTCGACGACACGGAAACCCGTGCGCTGGTGCGTAAATGGGCAGACAGTGACATCAGCGTGCCGCTTAAGGTGATCGCTTCGCCATATCGCGAGATCACCCGGCCCATACTCGATTACGTCAAGCGAGTCAGCAAGGAATCGCCCCGGACCGTGGTGACGGTGTTCATTCCGGAGTATGTGGTCGGCCACTGGTGGGAGCAATTGCTGCACAACCAGAGTGCGCTGCGGCTCAAAGGCCGATTGCTGTTCATGCCGGGCGTGATGGTGACGTCGGTTCCCTGGCAGCTGACGTCGTCTGAACGACTCAGAACGCTGCAGCCGCATGCGGCTCCGGGTGACGCCCGCCGGGGGATTTTCGATTGA
- a CDS encoding OB-fold nucleic acid binding domain-containing protein yields MAAGGYLRRLTRRLTEDPEQRDVEELSDEVVNTGAQRAIDCQRGQEVTMVGTLRSVETNAKGCAGGVRAEFFDGTDTVALVWLGQRRIPGIDSGRKLRVHGRLGKLDNGTKAIYNPHYEIQQ; encoded by the coding sequence ATGGCGGCCGGAGGTTATCTACGCCGGCTAACTCGTCGGTTGACCGAGGACCCCGAGCAGCGCGACGTCGAGGAGCTTTCCGACGAGGTCGTCAATACCGGCGCGCAGCGTGCGATTGATTGCCAGCGCGGCCAGGAGGTCACGATGGTGGGCACGTTGCGCAGCGTCGAGACGAACGCCAAGGGTTGTGCCGGCGGAGTCCGCGCCGAATTTTTCGACGGCACCGACACCGTCGCCCTGGTGTGGCTGGGTCAACGCCGGATACCCGGCATCGACTCGGGCCGCAAGCTTCGGGTGCACGGCCGGCTGGGCAAGCTGGACAACGGGACGAAAGCGATTTACAACCCGCACTACGAAATTCAGCAGTGA
- the cei gene encoding envelope integrity protein Cei, which produces MVALITEGTAFDKRGRPFRRRNARPALCLLAVLAVAAAVVWTIALTRPADIREAAVCNPPPEPTDPAQPKLGEKVSRAAMVNVTPAKLAQTKVRVLNASGRGGQAADIADALHDLGFAQPTAANDPIYASARLTCQGQIRFGEAGEATAAAVWLVAPCTELFRDDRTDDSVDLALGTDFTTLAHSDDIDSVLASLRPGATEPSDPALLSKIHANTC; this is translated from the coding sequence GTGGTCGCGCTCATCACGGAGGGCACCGCGTTCGACAAGCGCGGGCGGCCCTTTCGACGACGCAATGCCCGGCCGGCGCTGTGCCTTTTGGCCGTTTTGGCGGTGGCGGCGGCCGTGGTGTGGACAATCGCGCTGACCCGCCCGGCCGACATCCGCGAGGCGGCCGTGTGTAACCCGCCCCCTGAGCCAACCGATCCGGCCCAGCCGAAGCTGGGCGAGAAAGTGTCACGCGCGGCTATGGTGAATGTCACACCCGCAAAACTCGCCCAGACCAAGGTCCGTGTCCTCAACGCCAGCGGCCGGGGCGGTCAGGCCGCCGACATCGCCGACGCACTCCATGACCTGGGTTTCGCGCAGCCGACCGCCGCCAATGACCCGATCTATGCCAGCGCACGCCTGACCTGCCAGGGCCAGATCCGCTTCGGCGAGGCCGGTGAAGCGACCGCGGCCGCGGTGTGGCTGGTGGCACCGTGTACCGAGTTGTTCCGCGATGACCGCACCGACGACTCCGTAGACCTGGCGTTGGGCACCGACTTCACCACCCTGGCGCACAGCGACGACATCGATTCCGTGCTCGCCAGTCTGCGCCCCGGCGCCACCGAGCCCTCCGATCCCGCGCTGCTGTCAAAGATCCACGCCAACACCTGCTGA
- a CDS encoding DUF4193 domain-containing protein — protein MPTDYDAPRRTDTDDVSEDSLEELKARRHEAASAVVDVDESETAESFELPGADLSGEELSVRVIPKQADEFTCSSCFLVQHRSRLASEKNGVMICTDCAA, from the coding sequence ATGCCTACCGACTATGACGCCCCACGGCGCACCGATACCGACGATGTCTCCGAGGATTCGCTGGAGGAGCTCAAAGCCCGGCGACACGAGGCAGCTTCGGCCGTGGTCGACGTCGATGAATCCGAAACCGCCGAATCGTTCGAGCTACCCGGCGCCGACTTGTCCGGTGAGGAGCTTTCGGTTCGCGTTATCCCTAAGCAGGCCGATGAGTTCACCTGCTCGAGTTGCTTCTTGGTGCAACATCGCAGCCGACTGGCCAGCGAGAAGAACGGCGTGATGATCTGCACCGATTGCGCCGCTTAG
- a CDS encoding DUF3159 domain-containing protein — protein sequence MRANRSGAERLLAHVGGLNGLVYSSLPVVVFVLSSGVFGLLPAIGAAVGVAALIMLWRLIRRESTRPAVSGFIGVGLCALIAYAVGESKGYFLLGIWMSLVWAVVFALSVVIRRPVVGYLWSWASGQDRSWRGVRGAVYAFDAATLGWVMVFGARFVVQRLLYDADQTGWLAVARIAMGWPLTAVAAAATYGAIKAAQRAMAARG from the coding sequence ATGCGGGCTAACCGTTCCGGTGCCGAGCGGCTGCTGGCCCACGTGGGTGGCCTGAACGGGCTGGTGTACTCATCGCTGCCGGTGGTGGTGTTTGTGCTGAGCTCCGGCGTCTTTGGCCTGTTACCTGCGATCGGCGCCGCCGTCGGCGTGGCGGCGCTGATCATGCTGTGGCGGCTGATCCGCCGGGAGTCCACCCGACCGGCGGTGTCCGGTTTCATCGGGGTGGGCCTTTGCGCGCTGATCGCCTACGCGGTGGGCGAATCCAAGGGCTACTTCCTGCTGGGCATCTGGATGTCGTTGGTATGGGCGGTGGTGTTCGCGTTGTCCGTGGTCATCCGCAGACCGGTCGTCGGTTATCTGTGGAGCTGGGCCAGCGGACAGGATCGCAGCTGGCGCGGGGTGCGCGGCGCGGTCTACGCCTTCGACGCTGCGACGCTGGGCTGGGTGATGGTGTTCGGTGCCCGGTTCGTGGTTCAGCGGCTTCTCTACGACGCCGATCAGACCGGCTGGCTTGCGGTGGCACGCATCGCCATGGGCTGGCCGCTGACGGCGGTGGCGGCGGCGGCGACGTACGGGGCCATCAAGGCCGCGCAACGTGCGATGGCCGCCCGCGGGTAG
- a CDS encoding DUF3093 domain-containing protein codes for MSGPRVSPQSVRYRERLWVPWWWWPLGFGLAALIALEVNQGVPGLPDWLPFAALFALAAAALLWLGRVEIRVTASDAGVEFWAGQAHLPLTAITRSAVVPRSAKSAALGRQLDPAAFVVHRGWVGPMVLLVLDDPDDPTPYWLVSCRHPQRVLSALQS; via the coding sequence GTGTCGGGTCCGCGCGTCAGTCCGCAAAGCGTGCGGTATCGCGAGCGGCTGTGGGTGCCATGGTGGTGGTGGCCACTGGGATTCGGGTTAGCGGCGCTCATCGCACTCGAAGTCAACCAGGGTGTGCCGGGCCTGCCGGACTGGTTGCCATTCGCGGCACTGTTCGCGTTAGCCGCCGCCGCGTTGCTGTGGCTGGGCCGCGTCGAGATCCGGGTCACTGCCAGTGATGCTGGCGTCGAATTCTGGGCCGGACAAGCACATCTGCCTCTCACCGCAATCACCCGCTCCGCCGTCGTGCCGCGCTCCGCCAAATCCGCCGCGCTCGGGCGCCAGCTCGACCCGGCCGCCTTTGTCGTGCACCGCGGGTGGGTCGGCCCGATGGTGCTGCTGGTCCTTGACGACCCGGACGACCCGACGCCTTACTGGTTGGTGAGCTGCCGTCACCCGCAGCGGGTGCTCTCGGCATTGCAGAGTTGA
- the ppgK gene encoding polyphosphate--glucose phosphotransferase — MTTSDSTTTVPGTDATSGEPRRGFGVDVGGSGIKGGVVDLSTGQLIGDRLKLPTPQPATPSAVAKTIAKVVNEFGWTQPLGVTYPGVVTGGVAQTAANVDKSWIGTDARAVISAELDGQPVTVLNDADAAGLAEERYGAGKDKTGVVVLLTFGTGIGSAVIHNGKLLPNTEFGHLEVHGKEAEHRAASSVRDQHHWSYKKWAKEVTKVLIVIENAIWPDLFIAGGGISRKADKWVPLLENRTPVVPAALQNSAGIVGAAMAATIDVTR, encoded by the coding sequence ATGACCACCAGCGACTCCACCACCACCGTGCCCGGCACGGATGCGACCAGCGGCGAACCGCGCCGCGGGTTCGGTGTCGACGTCGGCGGCAGCGGCATCAAAGGCGGGGTGGTCGATCTCAGCACCGGGCAACTGATCGGCGACCGCCTCAAGCTGCCCACCCCGCAGCCAGCCACACCATCGGCAGTTGCCAAAACCATCGCCAAGGTTGTCAACGAATTCGGCTGGACTCAACCGCTGGGCGTGACCTATCCGGGCGTCGTCACTGGCGGCGTCGCGCAAACCGCGGCCAATGTGGACAAGTCCTGGATCGGCACCGATGCACGCGCAGTCATCAGCGCGGAACTCGACGGCCAGCCGGTCACCGTTCTCAACGACGCCGACGCCGCCGGACTGGCCGAAGAACGATACGGCGCAGGGAAAGACAAAACCGGCGTAGTGGTATTGCTCACCTTCGGGACCGGGATCGGATCGGCTGTCATTCACAACGGGAAGCTGCTGCCCAATACCGAGTTCGGCCACCTGGAGGTCCACGGCAAGGAGGCCGAGCACCGGGCAGCGTCGTCGGTCAGAGACCAGCACCACTGGAGCTACAAAAAGTGGGCGAAAGAAGTGACCAAGGTCTTGATCGTCATCGAGAACGCGATCTGGCCCGATCTGTTCATCGCCGGCGGCGGCATCAGCAGAAAGGCCGACAAATGGGTGCCTCTGCTGGAGAACCGCACCCCGGTGGTGCCGGCTGCGTTGCAGAACAGCGCAGGGATCGTCGGCGCGGCAATGGCAGCCACCATCGACGTGACGCGCTGA